The uncultured Treponema sp. genome includes a region encoding these proteins:
- the map gene encoding type I methionyl aminopeptidase produces the protein MIRLKNEEQINGIRKSCHLLADLFNEIIPKVKPGVSTKEIDDWCVNFARKFGATPAWYEEDFPGCACISINNQVIHGVPSKKRIVKDGDIVSLDIGLNLKGYISDSTHTVLVGNVKPAHQKLCRVTRECLLAGIDACKAGNRISDISNVVYDIAYNQNKYGVVYEYCGHGVGLEVHEDPSVCNCPSSGPNPRIQAGMVLAIEPMINEGTADVDIEEGSDWTVVTADGSWSCHEEHTVAVFKDHTEILTDLDYNGNSCLK, from the coding sequence ATGATACGTTTAAAAAATGAAGAGCAAATCAATGGAATCAGAAAAAGCTGCCACTTGCTTGCTGATTTATTCAACGAAATTATTCCAAAGGTAAAGCCCGGAGTAAGCACAAAGGAAATCGATGACTGGTGCGTAAACTTTGCAAGAAAGTTCGGGGCGACTCCGGCATGGTACGAGGAAGATTTTCCGGGCTGCGCGTGCATAAGCATCAACAATCAGGTTATCCACGGCGTTCCTTCCAAAAAGCGGATTGTAAAGGACGGCGACATTGTTTCGCTTGACATCGGACTGAATTTAAAAGGCTACATTTCAGACAGCACGCACACAGTTCTTGTAGGAAACGTAAAGCCTGCGCACCAAAAACTTTGCCGTGTTACACGCGAATGCCTTTTGGCCGGAATTGACGCTTGCAAGGCAGGCAACAGAATCAGCGACATTTCAAATGTGGTCTATGACATTGCATACAATCAGAACAAGTACGGCGTTGTCTATGAATACTGCGGACACGGAGTCGGCCTTGAAGTCCATGAAGATCCAAGCGTCTGCAACTGCCCTTCATCTGGTCCGAACCCGCGCATTCAAGCCGGAATGGTTCTTGCAATCGAGCCGATGATTAACGAAGGAACTGCGGACGTTGACATTGAAGAAGGAAGCGACTGGACTGTTGTTACCGCGGACGGTTCTTGGAGCTGCCACGAAGAGCACACTGTTGCGGTTTTTAAAGACCACACGGAAATTCTTACCGACTTGGACTACAACGGAAATTCATGTTTAAAATAA
- a CDS encoding ACT domain-containing protein gives MKAIVTVVGADKVGIIAKVSAYLAKHSINIADISQTILSGNFVMMMMVNFDNADIGIDTARKELVEELGTLGVEVNIMNEKVFSEMHRI, from the coding sequence ATGAAAGCTATAGTTACTGTTGTTGGCGCAGATAAAGTCGGTATAATCGCAAAAGTTTCAGCGTATCTTGCAAAGCATTCTATAAACATTGCGGATATTTCTCAGACGATTTTAAGCGGAAATTTTGTTATGATGATGATGGTTAATTTTGACAATGCGGACATCGGAATCGACACTGCAAGAAAAGAACTTGTTGAAGAGCTTGGAACTCTTGGCGTTGAAGTGAACATAATGAACGAAAAAGTTTTTTCTGAAATGCACAGAATTTAA
- the gatA gene encoding Asp-tRNA(Asn)/Glu-tRNA(Gln) amidotransferase subunit GatA has protein sequence MKYKTIKETVEALKSGETSSVALVKESKETFEADKNSALPLNAFLEIYDDILKSAETADQKISEARSNGSLEKLFEEQPLLGIPFAVKDNISVRGKKLTCSSKILEGYVAPYSATVINRLEKAGAIPIGRCNQDEFAMGSSTEYSVYGPTRNPIDRAYVSGGSSGGPAAAVAANQALFALGTETGGSVRLPASYCGIYGLKTTYGVLSRWGVVAYGSSLDQVGILGHTPQDIALPLSVMSGVDFYDDTSADLPDAKPSVEAFSDFSKLKIAVPKQFLESKGMDADVAKVFEETRGWFESKGAKIEVVDLPILDAAIASYYVIALSEAASNLSRFDGIRYGNRIDNGKGYDELYVDTRSNGFGPEVKRRIIIGNYVLSEQFSGDTYKKGMSVRARIQREIAKLFEQFDLILCPTCPTPAFKLGQKVDDPLAMYLSDLFTTFVNLARIPSLSVPAGRTSTENGNMPVGIQFAGPMFSEMKILEIAQAWENEHKGCGIPVAEEK, from the coding sequence ATGAAGTACAAGACTATAAAAGAAACTGTAGAGGCGTTAAAAAGCGGAGAAACTTCAAGTGTGGCTTTGGTAAAGGAATCCAAGGAAACTTTTGAAGCTGACAAAAATTCAGCATTGCCGCTTAATGCCTTCCTTGAAATTTATGATGATATTTTAAAGTCTGCGGAAACTGCCGACCAGAAAATTTCAGAAGCTAGAAGCAACGGTTCTCTTGAAAAACTTTTTGAAGAGCAGCCACTTCTTGGAATTCCATTTGCGGTAAAAGACAATATTTCTGTGCGCGGAAAAAAACTTACCTGCTCAAGTAAAATTCTTGAAGGCTATGTTGCTCCGTACAGCGCGACTGTAATAAACCGCTTGGAAAAAGCCGGAGCGATTCCGATTGGAAGATGCAATCAGGATGAATTTGCAATGGGTTCTTCCACTGAATATTCAGTTTACGGTCCTACAAGAAATCCTATTGACCGTGCTTATGTTTCTGGCGGATCTTCCGGTGGTCCTGCTGCTGCGGTTGCCGCGAATCAGGCTTTGTTTGCGCTTGGCACTGAAACTGGTGGCTCTGTCCGTCTTCCTGCAAGCTACTGCGGAATCTACGGTCTTAAGACAACTTACGGTGTTCTAAGCCGCTGGGGAGTTGTTGCTTACGGTTCTTCTTTGGATCAGGTTGGAATTCTTGGACACACTCCGCAGGATATTGCGCTTCCGTTGAGCGTTATGAGCGGCGTTGATTTTTATGACGACACTTCCGCTGATTTGCCCGACGCTAAGCCTTCCGTTGAAGCTTTCTCTGATTTTTCAAAACTGAAAATTGCGGTTCCTAAGCAGTTTCTTGAGTCAAAAGGAATGGACGCCGATGTTGCGAAAGTTTTTGAAGAAACCCGCGGCTGGTTTGAATCCAAAGGCGCAAAAATAGAAGTTGTTGACCTTCCGATTCTTGATGCCGCAATTGCAAGCTATTACGTAATCGCTTTGTCTGAAGCCGCATCGAACTTGAGTCGCTTTGATGGAATCCGCTACGGAAACAGAATTGACAATGGCAAAGGATACGATGAGCTTTACGTGGACACAAGAAGCAACGGTTTTGGTCCGGAAGTAAAACGCAGAATTATAATCGGAAACTACGTTTTGTCGGAGCAGTTTTCAGGCGATACTTACAAAAAAGGAATGTCTGTGCGCGCTCGCATTCAGCGTGAAATTGCAAAGCTTTTTGAGCAGTTCGATTTGATTCTTTGTCCAACTTGTCCGACTCCAGCTTTTAAACTCGGCCAGAAAGTTGACGATCCGCTTGCCATGTATCTTAGCGACTTGTTCACGACATTTGTAAACCTTGCCCGCATTCCGTCTTTGTCTGTTCCGGCTGGAAGAACTTCTACGGAAAACGGAAATATGCCTGTTGGAATTCAGTTTGCAGGACCTATGTTCAGCGAAATGAAAATTCTTGAAATTGCCCAAGCCTGGGAAAACGAGCATAAGGGATGCGGAATTCCTGTTGCGGAGGAAAAATAA
- a CDS encoding NADP-dependent isocitrate dehydrogenase produces the protein MEKIKMKNAIAELDGDEMTRVLWKVIKEKLLEPYVDLNVEYYDLGLKNRDDTDDKVTYEAAAAIKRLGVGVKCATITSNAARMEEYKLKQLTPSPNGILRGELDGTVFRAPIFVKNIQCNVSSWKKPIVLGRHAYGDVYKNCEIKTPGAGKAELVFTGDDGKEIRKTIQVMKGPGIIQGIHNLDDSIRNFARCCFMYALDKKIDVWFGAKDTISKIYDGNFKAIFSEVFESEFKEKFEKAGIEYFYTLIDDAVARIMKCEGGILWACKNYDGDVMSDMIASACGSLAMMTSVLVSPNGEFEYEASHGTVQKHYYKYLKGEKTSTNPVALIFAWTGALAKRAELDGTPELAEFARRLEKATLDVIEEGTMTGDLARLANPPAKKIVNSWEYIDEIAARMEK, from the coding sequence ATGGAAAAAATCAAAATGAAAAATGCGATTGCCGAGCTTGACGGCGATGAAATGACAAGAGTTCTGTGGAAGGTCATCAAGGAAAAACTTCTTGAGCCTTACGTTGACCTTAATGTTGAATACTATGACCTTGGCTTAAAAAATCGCGACGACACAGACGACAAAGTAACTTATGAAGCCGCCGCCGCAATCAAACGTCTTGGTGTTGGAGTAAAATGCGCCACAATCACAAGCAATGCCGCCCGCATGGAAGAGTACAAACTCAAGCAGCTTACACCTTCACCAAATGGAATTCTCCGTGGAGAACTAGACGGAACAGTTTTCCGCGCACCGATTTTTGTAAAGAATATTCAGTGCAATGTTTCTTCATGGAAAAAGCCGATTGTTCTTGGCCGCCACGCTTATGGAGATGTTTACAAAAACTGCGAGATAAAAACTCCGGGAGCTGGAAAAGCCGAACTTGTTTTCACAGGCGATGACGGAAAAGAAATCAGAAAAACAATTCAAGTTATGAAAGGACCTGGAATAATTCAGGGAATCCACAACTTGGATGATTCCATAAGAAATTTTGCGCGCTGCTGTTTTATGTACGCCTTAGACAAAAAAATCGACGTGTGGTTCGGAGCAAAAGACACAATCAGCAAAATCTACGACGGAAACTTCAAGGCGATTTTCAGCGAAGTATTTGAATCCGAGTTCAAAGAAAAATTTGAAAAAGCCGGAATAGAATATTTTTACACGCTCATCGATGACGCAGTTGCACGCATAATGAAATGCGAAGGCGGAATTCTCTGGGCTTGCAAAAATTACGACGGAGACGTTATGAGCGACATGATTGCATCTGCCTGCGGAAGCCTTGCAATGATGACTTCAGTTCTTGTTTCCCCGAACGGAGAATTTGAATATGAAGCCAGCCACGGAACTGTTCAAAAGCACTACTACAAATATTTGAAAGGCGAAAAAACTTCCACAAATCCAGTCGCATTGATTTTTGCCTGGACAGGAGCACTTGCAAAACGCGCCGAGCTAGACGGAACTCCAGAACTTGCAGAGTTCGCCCGCAGGCTTGAAAAGGCAACTCTTGACGTTATTGAAGAAGGAACAATGACAGGAGACCTTGCACGCCTTGCAAATCCGCCAGCAAAGAAAATTGTAAACAGCTGGGAATACATTGACGAAATTGCAGCAAGAATGGAAAAGTAA
- the murI gene encoding glutamate racemase — protein sequence MSEKIDFAFLDSGTGGIPYMLLLKEKSPSSRCVYLGDTVHFPYGEKSAEEVTSCASESIEKILDLWNPCLVVIACNTISVTALNQLRKKFRDVPIVGTVPAIKLAAKVTENKKIGLLATNATVNHPYCKKLISDFASGCEVFNRGDPDLISFIEHDLFYASKEKRLAAVKPAVDFFCSCGCDTIILGCTHFTHMAEDIKEYFSSVAGKKVFVVDSRDGVSNHALEVIKSTSLENQHEPKFLPPDMSFFVTSLKNKNDQKEYETLCRNFNIPFGGLLKL from the coding sequence ATGAGTGAAAAAATTGACTTTGCGTTTTTAGACAGCGGAACAGGCGGCATTCCTTATATGCTTTTGCTGAAAGAAAAATCTCCCAGTTCAAGATGTGTTTATCTTGGCGACACTGTTCATTTTCCTTACGGAGAAAAATCAGCAGAGGAAGTGACTTCTTGCGCTTCTGAATCAATAGAAAAAATTCTTGACTTGTGGAATCCGTGTCTTGTTGTTATTGCCTGCAACACAATCAGCGTAACGGCACTGAATCAGCTTAGAAAAAAATTTCGTGACGTTCCGATTGTTGGAACTGTTCCTGCGATAAAGCTTGCCGCAAAAGTTACGGAAAACAAAAAAATCGGACTGCTTGCAACCAACGCAACTGTAAATCATCCTTACTGCAAAAAACTGATTTCTGATTTTGCTTCTGGATGCGAAGTTTTCAATCGGGGCGACCCTGACTTGATAAGTTTTATAGAGCACGATTTGTTTTATGCTTCAAAAGAAAAACGGCTTGCTGCTGTAAAGCCTGCTGTGGATTTTTTTTGTTCATGCGGATGCGACACTATAATTCTTGGATGCACGCATTTTACTCACATGGCGGAAGATATAAAAGAATATTTTTCCAGTGTTGCCGGAAAAAAAGTTTTTGTAGTGGACAGCCGGGACGGAGTTTCAAACCATGCGCTTGAAGTTATAAAAAGCACTTCTTTAGAAAATCAACATGAGCCGAAATTTCTTCCGCCCGACATGAGTTTTTTTGTAACAAGCCTTAAAAATAAAAATGACCAAAAAGAATACGAAACTCTTTGCAGAAATTTCAATATTCCTTTTGGCGGACTTTTAAAGCTTTAA
- a CDS encoding J domain-containing protein: protein MKDYYKILGVSRTATIAEIRRAYRKKAKILHPDITGEDSEDFRELVAAYEILSDIKSRGLFDESVLFKQSNFHREKNFESFDYRKWLLERTDDESRAKLIFFDLLHNNEDEAVREFKRMNMERVGFRLSRWFTREDFMDYGFILAEELVLRQEYYDAVILLDQIIRMEFSFEYFKLFFPEVKSLARHILRNNIEGAVNDELAIDAWERALELRFGKNDDAFFLLKIADSYERIGDFQTAKICRNEAARVSAETK, encoded by the coding sequence ATGAAAGACTATTATAAAATTCTAGGCGTTTCAAGAACAGCGACAATCGCAGAAATCCGGCGCGCGTACAGAAAGAAGGCGAAGATTCTGCATCCGGACATCACGGGTGAAGATTCAGAGGACTTTCGCGAGCTTGTGGCAGCCTACGAAATTTTGTCCGACATAAAATCACGCGGACTTTTTGACGAGTCAGTTTTATTCAAGCAGAGCAATTTCCACCGTGAAAAAAATTTTGAATCATTCGACTACAGAAAATGGCTTTTGGAGCGTACCGATGACGAAAGCCGCGCCAAGCTGATTTTTTTTGATCTTCTGCACAACAACGAGGATGAAGCTGTAAGGGAATTCAAGAGAATGAACATGGAGCGCGTTGGATTCAGGCTGTCAAGATGGTTCACGCGGGAAGATTTTATGGACTACGGATTTATTCTTGCGGAAGAACTCGTTTTGCGGCAGGAATATTACGACGCGGTCATTCTTCTGGACCAGATTATACGGATGGAATTTTCGTTTGAATACTTCAAGCTTTTTTTTCCGGAAGTAAAAAGTCTTGCGCGGCATATTCTTCGGAACAATATTGAGGGTGCAGTGAACGACGAGCTTGCGATAGATGCCTGGGAACGCGCGCTTGAACTTAGGTTCGGAAAAAATGACGACGCGTTTTTTCTTTTAAAGATTGCGGATTCTTACGAGCGAATTGGAGATTTTCAGACTGCAAAAATATGCAGAAACGAAGCCGCAAGAGTTTCCGCAGAAACAAAATAG
- a CDS encoding D-alanyl-D-alanine carboxypeptidase family protein yields the protein METYTSDFFNSIGENKKIDNDKKKKKRIVIFSVLAVVFIFVLAQAVSVYKLLNPKNPEPLSLEQQNFLEQSLNRKYPERKKIVSELPFQYVPVDLFVNAESAVVVDFATGNILFEKNADVQIPPASMTKLVEMYVVFEAVENGEISLDDVVPLPPESWARNLPSDASIMFLDEGQKVTLRELLMGLAIASGNDASIAVAKYVCGNMDLFVERMNQTVKKMGLLKTKFVESSGYSEKNITTAKEFAAFCRKYIERFPFAITEFHSQKVLRYPLAKNLPRESAQKNGDSQAVIQYNTNKLLGNLEGCDGLKTGFIYESGFNIALTAERNGVRYISVTMKGPGIGSAQGNIYRVKDGTNLMEYAFSKFSPYIAKKPHVFSVGVAGSSLKSVCLVPAKSENFSVPFISGVSPKEAAQKIHVTANIPKSIFGEFEEGTQFGTLSYSLDGRILNSVPLVADRKSEKINFFARIWGALTYKISSLK from the coding sequence ATGGAAACTTATACATCAGATTTTTTTAACAGCATAGGTGAAAATAAAAAAATCGATAACGATAAAAAGAAAAAAAAGCGCATAGTAATTTTTTCTGTTTTAGCTGTTGTTTTTATTTTTGTTTTGGCGCAGGCAGTTTCTGTTTACAAACTTTTAAATCCAAAAAATCCAGAACCTCTTTCTTTGGAGCAGCAAAATTTTCTTGAGCAGTCGTTGAACAGAAAATATCCTGAGCGCAAAAAAATTGTTTCAGAACTTCCGTTTCAGTATGTTCCTGTTGATTTATTTGTGAACGCAGAAAGCGCAGTTGTCGTTGACTTTGCAACGGGAAATATTCTTTTTGAAAAAAATGCTGATGTTCAAATTCCGCCTGCTTCAATGACAAAACTTGTGGAAATGTATGTTGTTTTTGAAGCTGTTGAAAATGGCGAAATTTCCCTTGATGATGTTGTTCCTCTTCCGCCTGAAAGCTGGGCAAGAAATCTTCCAAGCGACGCTTCGATAATGTTTTTGGATGAAGGGCAAAAAGTAACGCTCAGAGAACTTTTGATGGGACTTGCGATTGCCAGCGGAAACGATGCTTCGATTGCTGTTGCAAAATATGTCTGCGGAAACATGGATTTGTTTGTTGAGCGGATGAATCAGACTGTAAAAAAAATGGGCTTGCTGAAAACTAAATTTGTGGAATCAAGCGGCTACAGCGAAAAAAATATTACGACCGCAAAAGAGTTCGCCGCTTTCTGCAGAAAATATATAGAAAGATTTCCGTTTGCAATCACTGAATTTCATTCCCAAAAAGTTTTGCGTTATCCGCTTGCAAAAAATCTTCCAAGAGAATCCGCACAGAAAAACGGCGACAGTCAGGCAGTGATTCAGTACAACACAAACAAGTTGCTCGGAAATCTTGAAGGCTGCGACGGATTGAAAACTGGTTTTATTTATGAAAGCGGATTTAACATTGCTCTTACAGCGGAACGAAACGGCGTCCGTTATATTTCTGTTACGATGAAAGGTCCGGGAATTGGAAGTGCGCAGGGAAATATTTACAGAGTGAAAGACGGAACTAATTTAATGGAATATGCGTTTTCAAAATTTTCTCCGTACATTGCAAAGAAGCCTCATGTTTTTTCTGTGGGAGTTGCAGGCTCTTCTTTGAAAAGCGTTTGCCTTGTTCCTGCAAAAAGTGAAAATTTTTCTGTTCCATTTATTTCTGGAGTTTCGCCAAAAGAAGCGGCTCAAAAAATTCATGTTACGGCAAATATTCCAAAAAGCATCTTTGGAGAATTCGAGGAAGGAACTCAGTTTGGAACTTTGTCATATTCGCTTGACGGAAGAATTTTAAATTCAGTTCCTCTTGTTGCGGACAGAAAAAGTGAAAAGATAAATTTCTTTGCTAGAATTTGGGGCGCGCTTACATATAAAATTTCATCTTTAAAATAA
- the gatC gene encoding Asp-tRNA(Asn)/Glu-tRNA(Gln) amidotransferase subunit GatC, giving the protein MSENKRTVDESTLEKLLYLSRLSPESTDMATLKKQVDEIVGYFDILSKYDDSENPYDAYPTTKAECLREDEIVPGLEMHDVKKINEPNFMDGYFQVPKVLGEGA; this is encoded by the coding sequence ATGAGTGAAAATAAACGTACCGTTGACGAATCAACATTGGAAAAACTTTTATACCTTTCACGTCTTTCCCCGGAAAGCACAGACATGGCTACTTTAAAAAAGCAGGTGGACGAAATTGTAGGATACTTTGATATTCTTTCTAAATACGATGACAGCGAAAATCCTTATGACGCTTATCCTACAACAAAGGCTGAATGCCTGCGCGAGGACGAAATTGTTCCGGGACTTGAAATGCACGATGTCAAGAAAATAAACGAGCCGAATTTTATGGACGGATATTTCCAAGTTCCAAAAGTTCTGGGAGAAGGTGCGTAA
- the gatB gene encoding Asp-tRNA(Asn)/Glu-tRNA(Gln) amidotransferase subunit GatB, with the protein MPSIDKYEIVIGCEIHTQLLTKTKAFCACENRYGGMPNTRVCPVCLGLPGAMPRVSKGYVELGSVAGLALNCEISRFTKFDRKHYFYPDLAKGYQITQYDIPLCHDGYVDLPMHKYPKEQQFGSEKCRTKNFIGQDCIIENGKYRRVRVERIHLEEDVGKSLHLQGAHSYIDYNRSGTPLIEIVTKPDMTSPEEAALFMETVQEILRYVKVTNGNLEEGNMRCDANINLNVWEDGKLYHTPISEIKNLNSFRSIRDACTYEAQRQLKEFQEDRQEFNPGFKVTMGWDEAKGQTVVQRTKNSFVDYRFVVEPDIKPFSVSEELIENAKSKVGELPEAKRTRLKKDYGLSDFDVETLTSSRDLAVWFEEAAAGTKNPKRTANIILTELLAKLNEDKKTINDVSITPAHIAELVNAIDSKKISSAQGKVVFAKMLETNKMPAEIIKSEGMEVVSDSGAIEAIVDKVISANPKAVADFKSGKTNVVGWLMGQVMKESKGKANPSEASSLVQKKLSEI; encoded by the coding sequence ATGCCTTCTATTGATAAATATGAAATTGTAATCGGCTGTGAAATTCATACGCAGCTTTTAACAAAAACAAAGGCGTTCTGTGCCTGCGAAAACCGTTACGGAGGAATGCCGAACACTCGTGTTTGTCCTGTCTGTCTTGGACTTCCGGGAGCGATGCCGCGTGTTTCTAAAGGATATGTTGAGCTTGGCTCTGTTGCGGGGCTTGCTCTTAACTGTGAGATTTCGCGCTTTACAAAATTTGACCGCAAGCATTATTTTTATCCTGACCTTGCAAAAGGCTATCAGATAACTCAATACGACATTCCGCTTTGCCACGACGGATATGTTGATCTTCCGATGCACAAATATCCAAAGGAACAGCAGTTCGGTTCGGAAAAATGCCGCACAAAAAATTTCATCGGTCAGGACTGCATTATTGAAAACGGAAAATATCGCCGCGTCCGTGTTGAGCGCATTCACCTTGAAGAGGACGTAGGAAAGTCATTGCACTTGCAGGGCGCGCATTCTTACATCGACTACAACCGCTCTGGAACTCCGCTTATTGAAATTGTAACAAAGCCGGATATGACAAGCCCGGAAGAAGCCGCTCTTTTCATGGAAACTGTTCAGGAAATTTTGCGCTATGTAAAAGTTACAAACGGAAATCTTGAAGAAGGAAATATGCGGTGCGACGCCAACATCAACTTGAATGTTTGGGAGGACGGAAAACTTTACCACACTCCGATTTCTGAAATCAAAAACTTGAACTCGTTCCGTTCAATCCGCGATGCCTGCACTTATGAAGCTCAGCGTCAGCTTAAAGAATTTCAGGAAGACCGCCAGGAATTCAATCCGGGATTTAAAGTTACAATGGGCTGGGACGAAGCAAAAGGCCAGACTGTTGTTCAGCGCACAAAAAATTCTTTTGTTGACTATCGCTTTGTTGTTGAGCCGGACATAAAGCCGTTCAGTGTAAGCGAAGAGCTTATTGAAAATGCAAAATCAAAAGTCGGCGAGCTTCCAGAGGCAAAACGCACAAGATTAAAGAAGGACTACGGACTTTCTGATTTTGATGTTGAAACTTTGACTTCTAGCCGCGACTTGGCTGTTTGGTTTGAAGAAGCTGCTGCCGGAACAAAAAATCCAAAGCGCACTGCGAACATAATTCTTACCGAGCTTCTTGCAAAACTGAATGAAGACAAAAAAACAATCAATGACGTTTCTATAACTCCTGCCCACATTGCGGAGCTTGTAAATGCGATTGACTCAAAGAAAATTTCAAGCGCGCAGGGAAAAGTTGTTTTTGCAAAAATGCTTGAGACAAATAAAATGCCGGCGGAAATTATAAAATCTGAAGGCATGGAAGTTGTAAGCGACAGCGGAGCAATTGAAGCGATTGTTGACAAAGTTATTTCCGCAAATCCAAAAGCTGTGGCTGACTTTAAGTCCGGAAAAACAAATGTTGTCGGCTGGCTCATGGGACAGGTTATGAAAGAATCCAAAGGCAAGGCGAATCCTTCGGAAGCAAGTTCTCTTGTTCAAAAGAAACTTTCAGAAATCTAG
- a CDS encoding DUF3793 family protein, with the protein MKTFEQTVIQLGAPTLCGVKPSSLVSVSKEVLFCEYKKILLWNKILEGSQKKIKIARRGENLFLLFIYDEKLVQEILSRPEILSYLNLKGYFTDKGISNVLNELLNRLSYCESFPHEIGVFLGYPLEDVVGYEKYSGTKTKFSGAWAVYGNVAEAVKKMELYKKCSALCSNLLEAGNNFEAICKTINFM; encoded by the coding sequence ATGAAAACTTTTGAGCAGACAGTAATTCAATTGGGTGCGCCGACTTTGTGCGGAGTAAAGCCTTCAAGTCTTGTTTCTGTTTCAAAAGAAGTTCTGTTTTGTGAATACAAAAAAATCCTTCTGTGGAATAAAATCCTTGAGGGCAGCCAGAAAAAAATAAAAATTGCAAGAAGAGGAGAGAATCTTTTTTTGCTTTTCATTTATGATGAAAAACTTGTTCAGGAAATTCTTTCAAGGCCTGAAATTTTGTCATACTTGAATTTAAAAGGCTATTTTACAGACAAAGGAATTTCAAATGTTTTGAATGAACTTTTGAACCGCCTTTCTTACTGCGAAAGTTTTCCGCATGAGATTGGAGTTTTCCTTGGCTATCCTTTGGAAGATGTTGTTGGATACGAAAAATATTCAGGAACAAAAACTAAATTTTCCGGGGCATGGGCGGTCTACGGAAATGTCGCGGAAGCTGTAAAAAAAATGGAGCTTTACAAAAAGTGTTCCGCTTTATGCTCGAATCTTTTGGAAGCTGGAAATAATTTTGAAGCAATTTGCAAAACAATAAATTTTATGTGA
- a CDS encoding flavodoxin, producing MKKAVIYASTTGNTEAMANAVAEGVKSCGAELLMSTASEASVSDVLACDVIILGSPAMGDEVLEDSMEEFYTNLEGGLSGKKVAVFGSYDWGDGQWLRTWVERLSAAGATVVNGEGLKAQLAPDEAALAECKSLGETA from the coding sequence ATGAAGAAAGCTGTAATCTATGCAAGCACAACTGGAAACACAGAAGCAATGGCAAACGCTGTAGCTGAAGGTGTAAAATCTTGCGGCGCGGAACTTTTGATGTCAACTGCAAGTGAAGCGAGCGTTTCGGATGTTCTTGCTTGCGATGTTATTATACTCGGAAGCCCTGCGATGGGAGATGAAGTTCTTGAAGATTCAATGGAAGAATTCTACACAAATCTTGAAGGCGGCTTGAGCGGAAAAAAAGTTGCTGTGTTCGGTTCTTATGACTGGGGCGACGGACAGTGGCTTAGAACTTGGGTTGAACGGCTTTCTGCTGCTGGCGCAACTGTTGTAAATGGCGAAGGCTTGAAAGCTCAGCTTGCTCCAGATGAAGCTGCTCTTGCTGAATGCAAGTCTCTTGGTGAAACTGCATAA